From Fusobacterium varium:
CTAAAATTAACTCTTGCTACTCTTAAGTCTTTCTGACTTTCTTCTTTCATTTCTAAAAGTTTTTTCAATCTTTCATTTTCTTCTACAAGAGTAACATAAAATTCCATAACCATATCTAATTTTACATTTTCAGTTTTCAGCCTCTTATTTTCTTCTAAGATATGTTTATATTCTGTAACAGCATATGAAGTCTCTTTAAAATAATTTCCAGTATTATAGATTGACTTTTGAACTGGAAAGAAAAGATATCCTACACCATCTATAATATGATTAAGAGCTCCTCTAAAGAAAAAGAGTATAATCCCTATAAACAAAAACAATATTTTATTCTTCTTGCTAGAGGACTTATCTTTTCTTATCATTTAGATAATTCCTTTGAAACTTCAAGAATCAATTTTGCTGTATCTACCATATCTTTTATTTCAATATATTCTTCTTTAGTATGAACTTTACTCATTCCTACTGCAAGGTTTACAGCTTTAAATCCTTTTGCATTGTAGACATTCGCATCACTTCCTCCTCCAGAAGATTTTTGTGTGCATTCTAATCCAATATTTGCACAAGCTTTAGCAAAATATTTTAATATATCTGATTCAGGGTCTAATGTAAACCCATCATATCCTTTTTTAACATCATTAATAAATTCTGCTCCAAATTCTTTAGCTGTAGCTGCAAATATATCATTAGTTTCTTTCAGAAGATTATCTAATTTCTCTCCTTGAAAACTTCTTGCTTCATACATTATAGAAAGTTCAGGCATTACTATATTAACAGCTTCTCCTCCTCTTACTATCCCTATATTTGAAGTAGTTTCACTATCTATTCTTCCTAATTTTATTTTAGTTATTGCATGAGAAGCAACAGTTAAAGCATTTATTCCATTTTCAGGAGATATTCCTGCATGAGCTGGTTTTCCTATTATTTTCATTTCTCCTTTTGCTGAATAAGGTGCCTGTATAATTGCTACCCCAGGTTTTCCACTTGAATCAAGAATAAATGAGTAATCTGGTAAATATTTTTCTATATCAAAAACTCTTGCTCCACGTAGTCCTATTTCCTCTGCTATAGAAAATACAACTATTATTTCTGGGTGATCAAGGTTATTTTCTTTTATTACATTGATCATTTCAAGGATCGCAGCTATTCCACCTTTGTCATCTCCACCAAGAACAGATGTTCCATCACTTTTGATGATACCATTCTCAATGATTGGTGTAATCTTATCGCAGGGAAGTACAGTATCCATATGAGCGCTAAATAGAACTTTTTTCTTTCCTGGTGCTTTTAATATCCCTATAATATTTCCACAGTTTCCACTATGAATTTCTCCAGCATTGTCTTCATAAGCTTCCATTCCAAGTTCTTTTAAAGCTTTCAATAAGTAATCTCCAACTTCTCTCTCTTTTAATGATGGTGATGAAATGCTCGCCATGTCAATAAAAGTTTGTACCAATCTGTTTTCCTTTACCATGATTCCTCCTATTTTCGTTTTTTAATACTTTCTTTCCTATAATTATAATACATTGGTCTTTCTTTGTAAAGCATAAGTAGTATAAATCTTAAAAAATAATAAAAAAAATGCCATTTTTTTATTATACAAAAAGGACAGCATCTCTGCTGTCCTTTCATTCAGCCTATTTTTAGGCTTTTTTTTATTTTGTTCCTTTTTTATAAGCTCCTTCAGAACCAAATACATCCACTATTTTAGTTTTGTAATAAGCTTTCATTTCATCTTTTGCAGCACCAAGATATTTTCTTGGATCAAATTCTTTTGGAGTAGTTCCAAGAACTCTTCTGATAGCAGCTGTGAACGCAAGTCTTCCGTCAGTATCAACGTTAATTTTTGCAACTGCTGATTTAGAAGCTTTTCTTAATTCAGCATTAGGAATTCCTATTGCATCTTTAACTTCTCCACCAAATTCTTTTATCATATCTGTATATTGCTTAGGTACAGCTGATGATCCATGAAGTACGATAGGGAATCCTGGGATTCTTCTTTCGATTTCTTCTAATATATCAAGTCTTAATTTAGGATCTTCACCTGGTTTAAATTTATGAGCTCCATGAGAAGTTCCTATAGCTATTGCTAAAGAGTCAACTCCTGTTTTATTTACAAACTCTTCTACTTCATCAGGATTTGTATAAGTATGGCTTTCAGCTTTAACATCATCTTCAATACCAGCTAGAACTCCTAATTCAGCTTCCACTGTTACATCAAATTTATGAGCATATTCCACTACTTCTTTTGATACTTCTATATTTTTTGCAAAATCATAGTGAGATCCATCAATCATTACTGATGAGAAACCAGATTCAATACAAGTTTTTACAGTTGCAATATCAGGTCCATGATCTAAATGAAGAGCTACTGGAATATCTGATCCCATATTTCTTGCTCTATCTACAGCTGCTTTACCTAATAAAGGCACTACATCAGCTCCCATGTAACTAAGAGCTCCTTTTGAACATTGAAGGATTACTGGTGAACCCATTTCAGCACATGCTTCTACTATAGCAAGAGCCATTTCCATATTATTGAAGTTAAATGCAGGAACTGCATACCCTTCTTTATTAGCTTTAGCAAACATTTCTTTAGTATTAGAAAGTCCTAAATCTTTATAATTGTACATTTATAGCCTCCTTGAAATTTTGTATATACTTAATTCTACCAGATATTTAAAATAAAATCAATTCTATAATAGATCATATTTTTACTCTTATTTGTTTTAAAATATGCCTAAAAAACCATTTTATCTTCATTCTCTTTTTTATAAGGAGAAGCGCTTGTGGTACCAGATCTATGACATTTTCTATGACATGCTGATATCTATT
This genomic window contains:
- a CDS encoding fructose-bisphosphate aldolase; this encodes MYNYKDLGLSNTKEMFAKANKEGYAVPAFNFNNMEMALAIVEACAEMGSPVILQCSKGALSYMGADVVPLLGKAAVDRARNMGSDIPVALHLDHGPDIATVKTCIESGFSSVMIDGSHYDFAKNIEVSKEVVEYAHKFDVTVEAELGVLAGIEDDVKAESHTYTNPDEVEEFVNKTGVDSLAIAIGTSHGAHKFKPGEDPKLRLDILEEIERRIPGFPIVLHGSSAVPKQYTDMIKEFGGEVKDAIGIPNAELRKASKSAVAKINVDTDGRLAFTAAIRRVLGTTPKEFDPRKYLGAAKDEMKAYYKTKIVDVFGSEGAYKKGTK